AATTCGCCGCTCTGCTCTCGGGACTGGTCATCTACACCTCGGCCTACATCGGCGAAGTAGTCCGCTCCGGCATCCAGTCCGTGTCCAAGGGCCAATACGAAGCCGCGCGCGCCCTGGGGCTGAACGGTTTTCAGACCCTGCGATTGGTCGTCTTTCCGCAGGCCTTACGAGTCATCGTGCCGCCGCTGACCAGCCAATACCTCAACCTGACGAAGAACTCTTCCCTCGCCGTGTACATCGGCTATCCGGATCTCTACTCGGTGGCCGGCACCATCCACAATCAAACGGGGCGGGCCGTGGAGGTGACCTTGATGATGATGGCGGTCTACCTCTTCTTCAGCCTGGTGACCTCGCTGTTCATGAACTGGTACAACCGCAAGATCCGCTTTGTGGAGCGTTAAGCCATGCAACAGCCCGTCAAAGCCTACACACACGGTGAAGTGCTGCCACCCCCTACTGAGCGGTTCACCCTGCTGGGATGGCTGCACAAGAATTTGTTCAGCACCTGGTACAACGGCATTCTGACCCTGGTCACAGCGTACATTGTGTACCTTCTGGGAAAGTCGATTCTGGTGTGGGCTTTCACCCAGGCCGAATGGCAGGTGGTGCTGGTCAACATGCGCCTGTTCATGGTCGGGCAATACCCCGTGGAACAGATCTGGCGCATCTGGCTGGCCGTCCACCTGGTGGCAGTGACCTTGGGGCTATTCTGGGGAGCCATGCTGGGCCGTCGCTATCTGCATGCCGGCGTGGTGGTGGCTGCCCTGCCCCTGCTGCTGGCCCTGGCGCCCAAGATGGCCCCTTCCGTGCGCCTCAATGTGGCCCTGTTCTCCGTGCTTGGGGTGGCCGCGTGGGCCTTGGGCTACACCCAACGGGAACGGCATTGGGTGCGCTGGCTCACCCGGTCGCTTCTCCTGGGGTACTTCCCCGTGCTCATCCTGTTGATTCGGGGCCTGGGGCCGGAAGGGTTCCTTCGCTATGTGCCCACCAACCTCTGGGGCGGTTTGCTGCTCACCTTCCTGCTCACCATCGTGGGCATCACCCTGTCCTTCCCCTTGGGCATCCTGTTGGCGCTGGGGCGACGCTCGACGCTGAAGGTGGTCCACCTGTTCAGCGTGCTTTACATCGAAATCATCCGTGGCGTTCCCCTGGTCACGGTGCTGTTCATGGCCCAGGTGATGCTGCCCCTGTTTCTCCCGCCGGGGATGACCATCGACCGGGTGCTGCGCGCCATGGCCGGCATCGTGCTTTTCAGCGCGGCCTACATGGCCGAGAATGTCCGCGGCGGGCTGCAGGCCATCCCCCGCGGGCAATACGAAGCCGCCTGGGCCATCGGGCTCAACGGCTTCCAAACCATGACGCTGATCATCCTGCCCCAGGCGCTACGCAATGTCATTCCGGTCATCGTGGGCCAGTTCATCGCCCTGTTCAAAGACACCTCACTGGTAGCCATCGTGGGCTTGCTGGATTTGCTGGGCATCGCCTCGACGGTGTTGGCCCAGCCGGAGTTCATCGGCAAGCAGCGCGAGGTGTATACTTTTATCGCGCTAATTTACTGGGTGTTTAGTTATGCCATGTCCTACGCCAGCCGCCGCCTGGAAGAGGCATTGGGCGTGGGTCAGCGATAGGCCATTTTGAGTGGAGGAAACCCCCATGACGATTGTGAAAACTTTTGACC
This genomic stretch from Anaerolineae bacterium harbors:
- a CDS encoding amino acid ABC transporter permease encodes the protein MGWLHKNLFSTWYNGILTLVTAYIVYLLGKSILVWAFTQAEWQVVLVNMRLFMVGQYPVEQIWRIWLAVHLVAVTLGLFWGAMLGRRYLHAGVVVAALPLLLALAPKMAPSVRLNVALFSVLGVAAWALGYTQRERHWVRWLTRSLLLGYFPVLILLIRGLGPEGFLRYVPTNLWGGLLLTFLLTIVGITLSFPLGILLALGRRSTLKVVHLFSVLYIEIIRGVPLVTVLFMAQVMLPLFLPPGMTIDRVLRAMAGIVLFSAAYMAENVRGGLQAIPRGQYEAAWAIGLNGFQTMTLIILPQALRNVIPVIVGQFIALFKDTSLVAIVGLLDLLGIASTVLAQPEFIGKQREVYTFIALIYWVFSYAMSYASRRLEEALGVGQR